In Candidatus Hydrogenedentota bacterium, the sequence CGCGCCGCAACATATCCACCGCGCGCGATCGCGCCTCTGCCTTCGTGCAGCGCTCGTGAACGAGCAGCGGCTCCATGATCTGATCGCCAATGCGCAGGTACGGATTCAGCGCGGTCATCGGGTCTTGAAAGACCATGCTGATGCGTTTGCCGCGCACGGCGCGGCGTTCGGCATTCGTGCAATGCAACAGGTCGATCGTGCCGAACTTGGCCGCGCCGCTCTCGATTCTTCCCGGCGGCATCGGCACAAGGCCCAAAAGCGAAAGGTTGGCCACCGACTTGCCCGAGCCGGATTCACCGACGATCCCGAGCGTTTCACCGGGATCGATGGAAAATGACACACCATCCACCGCGCGAACCACACCGCCGCGTGTGTGAAAGTGAGTCTTCAGTTTGCTAACGTCTAGCAAGGGCATCGAAAGACCGCGCGTCGATTAACTCAGTTATCAAGTAGAAACTTGGCATATCGGTTTACGCGAGAAATCTCCGAGTCTTTGAACGTTTCAATTAAGGTTCGAAATTCAGCAAGCCCAATACGCTTCAAGAGCTTTGCATAATCTCTGAATTCGTAGGGAATGTTTCCGCGTGCCAGCATTTCGACCACACGCGCGCGAATTCGATTCTTATCCGCAGACGTCAGCACAGATCGACGAAGCGCTCGGGCAGTATTGGACTTTAGTGTTCTGCCAAAGGGGAATCCTTCGTCCTCCTCAATGAAATCGATGCCAATCTGAACGCATGCTGCATCACCGGACCTAATCCCGTCAATTACTGCATCCATGAGTGGATAGATCCAGGTGTGGTCACCTTCCGAATGCACATTTGGGACAAGGGTCGCCGGTGTTAGCCCCAAGTTCTGCCGATACTTCACGTATCGATCCTGTATTCCCTCAACGCTCCATCGTCCAGTTCCGTTGTAGTCATGGATTGCGGACATGGCAAAGTCGATCTCAGTGTCCATTCATATCTGTGGCGTTTGCGGTAGCAGCGGTTAATCTTTCGATATTCGCGGGTCGAGCGCGTCGCGCAGGCCGTCACCCAGGAAGTTCAAGGAAAACAAGGTCAGCGACAAGAATACGCTCGGGAAGATCAGCAGCCACGGGTAGTCTTCCATGACTTTGGCGCCGTCCTGAATCAACACGCCCCAGGAACTCATCGGCGCCTGCACGCCAAGCCCGAGGAAGCTAATCACGGCTTCGAGCAGCATTACCTGCGGGATCGTCAGTGTTGTGTACACGATGATCGGCCCGAGGGCGTTGGGTATCAAATGGCGCAGCACGATTCTTCGACGGCTCAAGCCCATCACGTAGGCGGCTTCGACGAACTCTTTCTGCCGCAGCGCGACCACCTGCCCGCGCACGATTCGCGCCATGGTGAGCCATTCGACCGCGCCGATCGCCAAGAAGATAAGCACGATATTCTTGCCAAGATAGACGGTGAGAATAATGACGATGATCGTGAACGGCAGGGTGTACAGGATGTCCACGACGCGCATCAACGCGGAATCGACGCGTCCGCCGGCGAAGCCCGACACGGCGCCGTAGATCACGCCGATGCCGAGCGACACCGCCGTTGCGCAGATACCGACCATGAGCGAGATGCGTCCGCCGTAGAGAATCCGCGTGAGCAGGTCGCGGCCCAGCGTGTCGGTGCCGAACCAATTCGCTCCGCTGGGCGGCGTCGCGCCGAGCGAACGGTCCTGCGTCTCGTACGAGTAGTTTGACACCCAGGGCCCAATGACGACCATAGCCACCATCGCAACGAGCAGTGCGAGGCTGATCGCCGCGAGCCGGTTCTTGCGCAGCCGCCGCCACGCATCGCGCCACAGGGACGCGCCGGCCTCGATCTCGTGCGGAACATCAGTCATACCGCACCCGCGGGTCGAGCCATGCCTGCGC encodes:
- a CDS encoding ABC transporter permease subunit, which codes for MTDVPHEIEAGASLWRDAWRRLRKNRLAAISLALLVAMVAMVVIGPWVSNYSYETQDRSLGATPPSGANWFGTDTLGRDLLTRILYGGRISLMVGICATAVSLGIGVIYGAVSGFAGGRVDSALMRVVDILYTLPFTIIVIILTVYLGKNIVLIFLAIGAVEWLTMARIVRGQVVALRQKEFVEAAYVMGLSRRRIVLRHLIPNALGPIIVYTTLTIPQVMLLEAVISFLGLGVQAPMSSWGVLIQDGAKVMEDYPWLLIFPSVFLSLTLFSLNFLGDGLRDALDPRISKD